One region of Catenuloplanes indicus genomic DNA includes:
- a CDS encoding TetR/AcrR family transcriptional regulator has translation MGRWEPDARQRLEQAALELFAEQGFAATTVPQITARAGLTTRTFFRHFADKREVLFAEDQAAEAAEQLLITAPPGTDPLTLILDGLRAVATARFEPKRAHLRALREIIRTDDGLRERELRKRGILREVVRTGFLARGLPATTAALLAETGTTLLFVSVDEWLDRDDSRPLADIIDDTLTTLRAVLKT, from the coding sequence CTCTTCGCCGAGCAGGGGTTCGCCGCGACGACCGTGCCGCAGATCACCGCGCGCGCCGGCCTGACCACGCGCACGTTCTTCCGCCACTTCGCCGACAAGCGCGAGGTGCTGTTCGCCGAGGACCAGGCCGCCGAGGCCGCGGAACAGCTGCTGATCACCGCACCGCCCGGCACCGACCCGCTGACGCTGATCCTGGACGGCCTGCGCGCGGTCGCCACCGCCCGTTTCGAGCCGAAGCGCGCCCACCTGCGCGCGCTGCGCGAGATCATCCGCACCGACGACGGCCTGCGCGAACGCGAGCTGCGCAAACGCGGCATCCTACGGGAGGTGGTCCGGACCGGTTTCCTCGCCCGCGGCCTCCCCGCCACCACCGCCGCCCTGCTCGCCGAGACCGGCACCACGCTGCTCTTCGTCTCCGTCGACGAATGGCTCGACCGCGACGACTCCCGCCCGCTGGCCGACATCATCGACGACACCCTCACCACACTCCGGGCGGTCCTGAAGACCTGA
- a CDS encoding SAM-dependent methyltransferase: protein MERRSEDLQTDRAHGARIYDYILGGKDNFAVDREAGENSLRIWPALKPHMRANRDFMHRVARYLAAECGIRQFLDIGTGLPTSPNLHEIVQQVDPAARVVYTDNDPLVLAHARALMLGTVQGRTAYVDADMRDPRTILSAPEFGATLDLTEPVGLLLIAIVHFIEDDAEALRVVRQVLDVLPSGSYLAMSIATDEFDPVPLAEVQREYNRLGEKLIFRDRATALRFFDGLELCEPGLVQVHKWRPDGTGDQGVEDKDIAMYGAVARKP, encoded by the coding sequence ATGGAACGTCGTAGTGAGGATCTGCAGACGGATCGGGCGCACGGCGCGCGGATCTACGACTACATCCTGGGCGGCAAGGACAACTTCGCCGTCGACCGGGAGGCCGGGGAGAACTCGCTGCGCATCTGGCCGGCGCTGAAGCCGCACATGCGGGCCAACCGGGACTTCATGCACCGGGTGGCCCGCTACCTGGCGGCCGAGTGCGGCATCCGGCAGTTCCTGGACATCGGGACCGGGCTGCCGACGTCGCCGAACCTGCACGAGATCGTGCAGCAGGTCGATCCGGCCGCGCGGGTGGTCTACACGGACAACGATCCGCTGGTGCTGGCGCACGCGCGGGCGCTGATGCTCGGCACCGTGCAGGGCCGCACCGCCTACGTCGACGCGGACATGCGGGACCCGCGGACCATCCTGTCCGCGCCGGAGTTCGGCGCGACGCTGGATCTGACCGAGCCGGTCGGGCTGCTGCTGATCGCGATCGTGCACTTCATCGAGGACGACGCGGAGGCGCTGCGGGTGGTCCGGCAGGTGCTGGACGTGTTGCCGTCCGGCAGCTACCTGGCGATGTCGATCGCGACCGACGAGTTCGATCCGGTGCCGCTGGCCGAGGTGCAGCGGGAGTACAACCGGCTCGGCGAGAAGCTGATCTTCCGCGACCGGGCCACCGCGCTGCGCTTCTTCGACGGGCTGGAACTGTGCGAGCCGGGCCTGGTGCAGGTGCACAAGTGGCGCCCGGACGGCACCGGCGACCAGGGCGTCGAGGACAAGGACATCGCGATGTACGGCGCGGTCGCCCGGAAGCCGTGA
- a CDS encoding DUF4166 domain-containing protein, which produces MTAIFARALGADFDRLHPRMRERFGAAHGCVGTGVMDRIWRGPAFVTPFLHLGTARHVLFPETGTDVPFTIENYVYTDSYGRPTLTFVRTFEVAAARRRRFDATMVYSERRRVLVDYLGTHQHIAVDLHLSVDDAGGLHIRSGLQRFRGGVRCPPLISGEARLHEWYDEEAGRFRIEVTVANRRFGPIFGYAGSFTTQYVDAHAPVPAAVRPLRENPRE; this is translated from the coding sequence GTGACCGCCATCTTCGCCCGCGCGCTCGGCGCCGACTTCGACCGCCTCCACCCGCGCATGCGGGAACGGTTCGGCGCCGCGCACGGCTGCGTCGGCACCGGCGTGATGGACCGCATCTGGCGCGGCCCCGCGTTCGTCACGCCGTTCCTGCACCTGGGCACGGCCCGGCACGTGCTCTTCCCGGAGACCGGCACGGACGTGCCGTTCACCATCGAGAACTACGTCTACACCGACTCGTACGGCCGGCCGACGCTCACGTTCGTGCGCACGTTCGAAGTCGCGGCCGCCCGCCGGCGCCGGTTCGACGCCACCATGGTCTACAGCGAGAGACGCCGGGTGCTCGTCGACTACCTGGGCACCCACCAGCACATCGCGGTCGACCTGCACCTGAGCGTGGACGACGCCGGTGGCCTGCACATCCGCAGCGGGCTGCAACGGTTCCGCGGCGGTGTCCGCTGCCCGCCGCTGATCAGCGGAGAAGCCCGACTGCACGAGTGGTACGACGAGGAGGCCGGCCGCTTCCGGATCGAGGTCACCGTGGCGAACCGCCGGTTCGGGCCGATCTTCGGCTACGCCGGCAGCTTCACCACGCAGTACGTCGACGCGCACGCACCGGTCCCGGCCGCGGTCCGGCCGCTGCGCGAGAACCCGCGCGAGTGA
- a CDS encoding MarR family winged helix-turn-helix transcriptional regulator: protein MPSPSPDSLNSLPELFWAVARRLRHASRETLAPFSITPSQSRALGVLSHHGPLRPSAVAEHLHIAPRSATEVIDGLEALGYAARHPDPDDRRATLVSLTDAGTAAGEAIKAARRAEADRLFGALPDDDRAALDRILRTLL, encoded by the coding sequence GTGCCCTCACCGTCCCCTGACTCGCTCAATTCGCTGCCCGAGCTGTTCTGGGCGGTCGCCCGCCGGCTGCGGCACGCCAGCCGGGAGACGCTCGCGCCGTTCTCGATCACGCCGAGTCAGTCGCGGGCGCTCGGCGTGCTGTCGCACCACGGCCCGCTGCGGCCCAGTGCGGTCGCGGAGCATCTGCACATCGCGCCCCGGTCCGCGACCGAGGTGATCGACGGCCTGGAGGCGCTGGGGTACGCGGCCCGGCACCCCGACCCGGACGACCGGCGTGCCACGCTGGTCTCGCTGACCGACGCCGGCACCGCGGCCGGCGAGGCGATCAAGGCGGCCCGCCGCGCCGAGGCCGACCGGCTCTTCGGCGCGCTGCCGGACGACGACCGCGCCGCGCTGGACCGGATCCTGCGCACCCTGCTCTGA
- a CDS encoding ABC transporter ATP-binding protein produces the protein MPRDQRKPSEADRAQARAVSLRRIAALFTPHRRPLAIVIAIIVVSAVVGMASPFLLREVIDVALPRQDLTLLSWLVVGMIAVAAVTAALGVVQTWISTRVGQEVMHRLRVDVFTHLHRQSVGFFTRTRTGEVQSRITNDIGGMETVVTNTAAGVAANLTTAVATIVAMVALSWQLSLASLVVLPPAIYFTRKVAGMRREIVAERQRELADLNVTIEEGLSVSGVRLSKTMGAGARQIARFTGSSARLIDLELRSELAGRWRMATMSIIFAAIPALIYLSAGLPGSAGTVSIGTLVAFTALQNGLFRPLMGLLSVGVQITSSLALFARIFEYLDLPIEVADPVSPVTLPHPRGHLRLEDVTYAYPGSDTAAVAGVTLDVPAGSSLALVGETGSGKSTLAALVSRLHDPDSGRVTIDGVDLRDLRLDDLAGIVGVVSQETYLLHTTIRENLRYAKPDATDAEIEAAARAARIHDHIQTLPDGYDTVVGSRGYRFSGGEQQRIAIARTLLRDPRILVLDEATSALDTSTERAVQRAFDTLAEGRTTVTIAHRLSTVRDADQIAVIDHGRVIESGTHTALLARNGRYAALAG, from the coding sequence TTGCCCCGAGATCAACGGAAACCCTCCGAGGCCGACCGGGCCCAGGCGCGCGCCGTGTCGCTGCGCCGCATCGCCGCGCTGTTCACCCCGCACCGCAGGCCCCTGGCGATCGTCATCGCGATCATCGTGGTCTCCGCCGTGGTCGGGATGGCGTCGCCGTTCCTGCTCCGCGAGGTCATCGACGTCGCGCTTCCGCGGCAGGACCTGACACTGCTGTCCTGGCTGGTCGTCGGCATGATCGCGGTCGCGGCCGTGACCGCCGCGCTCGGCGTCGTGCAGACCTGGATCTCCACCCGCGTCGGCCAGGAGGTCATGCACCGGCTGCGCGTCGACGTCTTCACCCACCTGCATCGGCAGTCCGTCGGGTTCTTCACCCGCACGCGTACCGGTGAGGTGCAGTCCCGGATCACCAACGACATCGGCGGCATGGAGACCGTGGTGACGAACACCGCGGCCGGTGTCGCGGCGAACCTGACCACCGCGGTCGCCACGATCGTCGCGATGGTCGCGCTGTCCTGGCAGCTGTCCCTGGCGTCGCTGGTCGTGCTGCCGCCGGCGATCTACTTCACCCGCAAGGTCGCCGGCATGCGCCGCGAGATCGTCGCCGAACGGCAGCGTGAGCTCGCCGACCTGAACGTCACGATCGAGGAGGGCCTGTCGGTCAGCGGCGTCCGGCTCAGCAAGACCATGGGCGCGGGCGCGCGCCAGATCGCCCGGTTCACCGGCTCGTCCGCCCGGCTGATCGACCTGGAGCTGCGCTCCGAGCTGGCCGGCCGCTGGCGGATGGCCACGATGAGCATCATCTTCGCCGCGATCCCCGCGCTCATCTACCTCTCCGCCGGCCTGCCCGGCAGCGCCGGCACGGTCAGCATCGGCACGCTCGTCGCGTTCACCGCGCTGCAGAACGGCCTGTTCCGGCCGCTGATGGGCCTGCTCAGCGTGGGCGTGCAGATCACCTCGTCGCTGGCGCTGTTCGCCCGCATCTTCGAGTACCTGGACCTGCCGATCGAGGTGGCCGACCCGGTGTCGCCCGTCACGCTGCCGCACCCGCGCGGCCACCTGCGCCTCGAGGACGTCACCTACGCGTACCCCGGCAGCGACACCGCCGCCGTGGCCGGTGTGACGCTCGACGTGCCCGCCGGCAGCAGCCTCGCGCTGGTCGGCGAGACCGGCTCCGGCAAGAGCACGCTCGCCGCGCTCGTCTCGCGCCTGCACGACCCCGACTCCGGCCGCGTCACCATCGACGGCGTCGACCTGCGCGACCTGCGCCTCGACGACCTGGCCGGCATCGTCGGCGTGGTCAGCCAGGAGACGTACCTGCTGCACACCACGATCCGGGAGAACCTGCGCTACGCGAAACCGGACGCCACCGACGCCGAGATCGAGGCCGCCGCCCGCGCCGCCCGGATCCACGACCACATCCAGACCCTGCCCGACGGGTACGACACGGTCGTCGGCTCCCGCGGCTACCGTTTCTCCGGCGGCGAGCAGCAGCGCATCGCGATCGCCCGCACGCTGCTGCGCGACCCCCGCATCCTGGTCCTCGACGAGGCCACCTCCGCGCTCGACACGTCCACCGAACGCGCGGTCCAGCGCGCCTTCGACACGCTCGCCGAGGGCCGCACCACCGTCACCATCGCCCACCGCCTCTCCACCGTGCGCGACGCCGACCAGATCGCGGTGATCGACCACGGCCGCGTCATCGAATCCGGCACCCACACCGCCCTGCTCGCCCGCAACGGCCGCTACGCCGCCCTGGCCGGCTGA
- a CDS encoding aminoglycoside phosphotransferase family protein, with amino-acid sequence MAEHEVLQEGVHRRVVRVGDTVRRPMHPWSASVHELLRHLADVGFPYAPRVLGVDDEGREVLTYLDGDSGGDGWARVVDEAGLRAMARLLRDYHDAVAGFRPRTGAVWSSGPVPRHAGELICHGDFGPWNLVWRGTRPVGILDWDHAGPRRPIFDVAYALEYVAPFRDDAESARSMHHPVPPDRRRRLEIFAAAYGLTSLDGLADEVIAQQRQVLTLVRRLAADGQQPQASWLTDGTVAATEAHIAWSVRHRDLFGG; translated from the coding sequence GTGGCGGAGCACGAGGTGTTGCAGGAGGGTGTGCACCGGCGGGTGGTGCGGGTCGGTGACACCGTGCGGCGGCCGATGCATCCGTGGTCGGCGTCCGTGCACGAGTTGCTGCGACACCTGGCGGACGTCGGGTTTCCGTACGCTCCGCGGGTGCTCGGGGTCGACGACGAGGGCCGTGAGGTGCTGACCTATCTCGACGGTGACTCCGGTGGCGACGGCTGGGCGCGGGTGGTGGACGAGGCCGGGCTGCGGGCGATGGCGCGGCTGCTGCGCGACTACCATGACGCGGTCGCGGGCTTCCGTCCCCGTACCGGCGCGGTCTGGTCCTCGGGTCCGGTCCCGCGGCACGCGGGTGAGCTGATCTGTCACGGCGACTTCGGGCCGTGGAACCTGGTGTGGCGCGGCACCCGGCCGGTCGGCATCCTCGACTGGGACCACGCGGGGCCGCGGCGGCCGATCTTCGACGTGGCCTACGCGCTGGAGTACGTGGCGCCGTTCCGCGACGACGCGGAGAGCGCGCGGTCGATGCACCACCCGGTCCCGCCGGACCGGCGCCGCCGCCTGGAGATCTTCGCCGCCGCGTACGGGCTCACCTCGCTCGACGGGCTGGCCGACGAGGTGATCGCCCAGCAGCGGCAGGTGCTCACGCTGGTCCGGCGGCTCGCCGCGGACGGGCAGCAGCCGCAGGCCTCGTGGCTGACGGACGGCACGGTCGCGGCGACCGAGGCGCACATCGCGTGGAGCGTCCGCCACCGCGACCTGTTCGGCGGGTGA
- a CDS encoding GNAT family N-acetyltransferase, with product MTASVRYRLRPATEADLDRLLAVLNGAVTWLRQRGVDQWGGEPWHAAELRPGLKAGALYLAESREAVPVATMTLDDVADEDFWSPEDDLSAALYLRHLAVDRALSGRGIGSWMLGQAARHAARRGKEWLRLDASKTNTRLHAYYRQQGFQQLRTVHVPNRASGARFQRCAASRPASAARPICPECRPGTGYARR from the coding sequence GTGACTGCATCCGTGCGGTATCGACTGCGGCCGGCGACCGAGGCCGATCTGGACCGCCTTCTCGCCGTACTCAACGGGGCCGTGACGTGGTTGCGGCAGCGAGGCGTGGACCAATGGGGCGGAGAACCGTGGCACGCGGCCGAACTCCGTCCCGGCCTCAAGGCGGGCGCGCTCTACCTGGCGGAGAGCCGCGAGGCCGTCCCGGTCGCCACCATGACCCTCGACGACGTGGCCGACGAGGACTTCTGGAGTCCGGAGGACGACCTGTCCGCCGCCCTCTATCTGCGTCATCTCGCCGTCGACCGGGCCTTGAGCGGACGCGGCATCGGTTCCTGGATGCTCGGCCAGGCCGCACGGCACGCCGCGCGACGCGGCAAGGAGTGGCTGCGACTGGACGCGTCGAAGACCAACACCCGGCTGCACGCCTACTACCGTCAGCAGGGATTCCAGCAGCTTCGCACCGTTCACGTGCCGAACCGGGCGTCCGGCGCACGGTTCCAGCGATGTGCGGCGAGCCGGCCGGCATCGGCCGCACGGCCGATCTGCCCGGAGTGCCGGCCCGGCACCGGTTACGCTCGCCGGTGA
- a CDS encoding globin domain-containing protein, producing the protein MIDFGGTGRGTGAVYAASVSRAPSGAPGGHPRPDAEAMQIVQRTAASVAERPVALAEAFYRHLFAMAPGVRAMFPDDMTAQNEKLCRALLDGIRALVEPDRYAAQMERSLHRLGAHHADRYGVLPEHYPYVGHALVRAVGDVSDDWSSSTSAAWIWVYDWMAAHMLSQRS; encoded by the coding sequence GTGATCGATTTCGGAGGTACGGGCCGCGGCACCGGAGCTGTCTACGCGGCGAGCGTCTCCCGGGCGCCGTCGGGTGCGCCGGGGGGTCATCCCCGGCCGGACGCCGAGGCCATGCAGATCGTGCAGCGGACGGCCGCGTCGGTGGCCGAACGCCCGGTCGCGCTGGCGGAGGCGTTCTACCGGCACCTGTTCGCGATGGCCCCGGGTGTGCGGGCGATGTTCCCGGACGACATGACCGCGCAGAACGAGAAGCTGTGCCGGGCGCTGCTCGACGGCATCCGCGCGCTGGTCGAGCCGGACCGGTACGCGGCGCAGATGGAGCGCTCGCTGCACCGGCTCGGCGCGCACCACGCGGACCGGTACGGCGTGCTGCCGGAGCACTATCCGTACGTCGGGCATGCGCTGGTCCGCGCGGTCGGCGACGTCTCCGACGACTGGTCCTCGTCGACCAGCGCGGCCTGGATCTGGGTCTACGACTGGATGGCCGCGCACATGCTCAGCCAGCGGTCATGA
- a CDS encoding nitric oxide synthase oxygenase: MGTPGYRDHPVDDWDPDAPIDEAEAEEFLRQYHAENPGAGDVTARLAEVRAEIAVTGTYEHTLDEVTYGAKLAWRNASRCIGRLYWRSLHVLDRRSARTPHEIYAGLVRHLEIASGTDVRPGARAVRQGAIRPVLSVFAPAKPGRPYARVWNDQLIRYAGYRMPDGTTLGDPAQADFTESMELLGWKGEKTPFDVLPLIIEAPGHGLHMYDLPENVVLEVPLTHPDHGWFAELGLRWYAVPAIANQRLRIGGVEYPLAPFNGWYMGTEIGARNLADTDRYDLLPVVAQRLGLDMTSEATLWRDRALVELNRAVLHSYQRAGVKISDHHTEAARFLEHVRREQRAGREVPADWSWIVPPMSGAATPVFHRYYHEADQRPNFYLDEEARLLARYGHARASTPQHS, translated from the coding sequence GTGGGTACACCCGGCTATCGGGACCATCCCGTCGACGACTGGGATCCGGACGCGCCGATCGACGAGGCGGAGGCCGAGGAGTTCCTGCGGCAGTACCACGCCGAGAACCCGGGCGCCGGCGACGTGACGGCCCGGCTGGCCGAGGTCCGCGCGGAGATCGCGGTCACCGGCACGTACGAGCACACGCTGGACGAGGTCACCTACGGCGCGAAACTGGCCTGGCGCAACGCCAGCCGCTGCATCGGCCGGCTCTACTGGCGCAGCCTGCACGTGCTGGACCGGCGCTCGGCCCGCACGCCGCACGAGATCTACGCCGGGCTGGTGCGGCACCTGGAGATAGCCAGCGGCACCGACGTCCGCCCCGGCGCCCGCGCGGTCCGTCAGGGCGCGATCCGCCCGGTGCTCAGCGTGTTCGCCCCCGCGAAGCCCGGCCGGCCGTACGCCCGGGTGTGGAACGACCAGCTCATCCGGTACGCCGGGTACCGCATGCCGGACGGCACCACGCTCGGCGACCCGGCGCAGGCCGACTTCACCGAGTCGATGGAACTGCTCGGCTGGAAGGGCGAGAAGACGCCGTTCGACGTGCTGCCGCTGATCATCGAGGCGCCCGGGCACGGCCTGCACATGTACGACCTGCCGGAGAACGTCGTCCTCGAGGTCCCGCTGACCCACCCGGACCACGGCTGGTTCGCCGAGCTGGGCCTGCGCTGGTACGCGGTGCCGGCGATCGCGAACCAGCGGCTGCGGATCGGCGGCGTGGAGTACCCGCTGGCCCCGTTCAACGGCTGGTACATGGGCACCGAGATAGGCGCCCGCAACCTGGCCGACACCGACCGCTACGACCTGCTCCCGGTCGTCGCGCAGCGACTCGGCCTGGACATGACCTCGGAGGCGACGCTGTGGCGGGACCGCGCGCTGGTCGAGCTGAACCGGGCGGTGCTGCACTCCTACCAGCGGGCCGGTGTGAAGATCAGTGACCATCACACCGAGGCCGCCCGGTTCCTCGAGCACGTGCGCCGCGAGCAGCGGGCCGGACGCGAGGTGCCGGCCGACTGGAGCTGGATCGTGCCGCCGATGTCCGGCGCGGCCACGCCGGTGTTCCACCGCTACTACCACGAGGCCGACCAGCGCCCGAACTTCTACCTCGACGAGGAGGCGCGGCTGCTCGCCCGGTACGGTCACGCCCGGGCGAGCACACCGCAGCACTCATGA
- a CDS encoding GntR family transcriptional regulator codes for MPQLSLPPEAPTLADAVARAVRDGVAAGQLVPDTTYSVYQLAELLGVSRSPVREGLLRLAEAGLVEIRRNRGFRVLPPRVADVEEIIGIRLALEPDAARRAAVDGTDEAHAAVRAALDEMAGAAARGDERAFWAADRALHDLLLRAAGKPRTAAVIDGLRSTTALLGPPTTASGRTLAQIHAEHEPVVAAVLARDGDAAFTAMRAHLDATGALLVQRAA; via the coding sequence GTGCCCCAGCTCAGCCTGCCGCCAGAGGCCCCCACCCTGGCCGACGCGGTCGCCCGCGCGGTCCGCGACGGCGTCGCCGCCGGCCAGCTCGTGCCGGACACCACGTACTCCGTCTATCAGCTGGCCGAGCTGCTCGGCGTGTCCCGCAGCCCGGTCCGTGAGGGGCTGCTCCGGCTGGCCGAGGCCGGCCTGGTCGAGATCCGCCGCAACCGCGGGTTCCGGGTGCTGCCGCCGCGGGTCGCGGACGTGGAGGAGATCATCGGCATCCGGCTGGCGCTGGAGCCGGACGCGGCACGCCGGGCCGCGGTCGACGGCACCGACGAGGCGCACGCGGCGGTCCGGGCCGCGCTGGACGAGATGGCCGGCGCGGCCGCGCGCGGCGACGAGCGCGCGTTCTGGGCCGCCGACCGCGCGCTGCACGACCTGCTGCTGCGCGCCGCCGGCAAGCCCCGCACCGCCGCGGTCATCGACGGGCTGCGCTCCACCACCGCGCTGCTCGGGCCGCCCACCACGGCCAGCGGGCGCACGCTCGCCCAGATCCACGCGGAGCACGAGCCGGTCGTGGCCGCGGTCCTGGCCCGCGACGGCGACGCCGCGTTCACCGCCATGCGCGCCCACCTCGACGCCACCGGCGCGCTGCTCGTACAGCGGGCTGCGTAA